One window of Staphylococcus chromogenes genomic DNA carries:
- the folE2 gene encoding GTP cyclohydrolase FolE2 yields the protein MTEFDLSTREGRWKHFGSVDPIPGTKPTTKAEMTDLQSTHKNFLFEIEEVGIKNLVYPVWIDAFQTAGNFSFSTSLNKDEKGINMSRILEAVEAEYDNGIRLDFETLTQLLNRLKSHMKQHSAGVDVSGKWFFERRSPVTDIKALGHADVTYGLAVKGDTTTRKELTIEAAVTTLCPCSKEISEYSAHNQRGIITVKAYIDKAASLTQDYKEIILDAMEANASSMLYPILKRPDEKRVTERAYENPRFVEDLIRLIAADLVELDWLDGFDIECRNEESIHQHDAFAKLKYRK from the coding sequence ATGACTGAATTTGATTTATCAACACGAGAAGGTCGTTGGAAACATTTTGGTTCTGTAGACCCTATACCAGGAACAAAACCAACGACGAAAGCTGAAATGACAGACCTTCAAAGTACACATAAAAACTTTTTATTTGAAATAGAAGAAGTCGGAATTAAAAATTTAGTATACCCTGTGTGGATTGATGCCTTTCAAACGGCTGGCAACTTTAGCTTTTCAACAAGTTTGAACAAAGATGAAAAAGGCATTAATATGAGTCGTATATTAGAAGCGGTCGAAGCTGAATACGATAACGGTATTCGCTTAGATTTTGAAACATTGACTCAATTGCTTAACCGTTTAAAATCACACATGAAACAACATAGTGCTGGCGTCGATGTTTCAGGAAAATGGTTTTTCGAACGCCGAAGCCCGGTCACTGATATTAAAGCCCTCGGCCATGCGGATGTCACTTATGGATTAGCAGTTAAAGGGGATACAACGACGCGCAAAGAATTGACTATCGAAGCCGCAGTGACAACGCTATGTCCTTGTTCTAAAGAAATTAGTGAGTACTCTGCGCACAACCAACGTGGTATCATTACGGTGAAAGCGTACATCGATAAAGCAGCGTCACTTACGCAAGACTATAAAGAAATCATTCTAGATGCGATGGAAGCCAATGCAAGCTCTATGCTTTATCCCATCTTAAAACGCCCTGATGAAAAGCGTGTAACTGAACGTGCTTATGAAAACCCACGTTTTGTCGAAGATTTAATTCGTTTAATTGCCGCTGACCTTGTAGAATTAGACTGGTTAGATGGTTTTGATATTGAATGTCGTAATGAAGAATCGATTCACCAACATGATGCATTCGCAAAATTAAAATACCGTAAATAA
- a CDS encoding DegT/DnrJ/EryC1/StrS family aminotransferase produces the protein MTLKSSSIFNFRNNIQELKKHSEIHANKFLCSEINNTKQTLSVNRDVQNVEFMPVNRLIREDETEKIMNVLKNFLPTGKYTSGKYIDEFEQYLSEYLSINHVIALSSGTAALTIGLLSLGVTAGDEVILPSNSFAATENAVVSIGATPVYADVKDDFTICPTSIKNLITSKTKAILPVHLYGRFCNMLKIKEIALEYDIKVIEDACQGIGLEEVGMHSDLAALSFNPYKNLGVCGKAGAIITNNAELDYKCRLISYHGFDLKEKNKKIIDFGFNSKIDNTQALIGIVRMEYLTFNQYRRLKIAEKYNQKLSDMENIILPTFDDKSVWHLYPIRIKNNKRDFVKSELEKVGIQSEIYYPYLSHEQITYKKIISLPNTEKIHKELLCLPLYPDLTNEEQEYVISNLRTILEGLR, from the coding sequence ATGACATTAAAATCTAGTAGTATTTTTAATTTTCGCAATAATATTCAAGAGTTAAAAAAACACTCTGAAATCCATGCAAACAAATTTCTTTGTAGTGAAATCAACAACACAAAACAAACCTTGTCAGTGAATAGGGATGTTCAAAACGTAGAGTTCATGCCAGTAAATCGTTTGATAAGAGAAGATGAGACAGAGAAAATCATGAATGTATTAAAAAATTTTTTACCTACTGGAAAATATACAAGTGGCAAATATATTGATGAATTTGAACAGTACCTTTCTGAGTATCTATCCATTAATCATGTAATTGCATTATCTAGTGGAACTGCAGCTTTAACAATTGGATTACTCTCTCTAGGAGTAACGGCGGGTGATGAAGTTATTCTACCTTCAAATAGTTTTGCAGCAACAGAAAATGCTGTTGTATCTATAGGAGCCACGCCTGTTTATGCTGATGTCAAAGACGACTTTACTATTTGTCCTACATCAATTAAAAACCTGATCACCTCAAAGACAAAAGCTATTTTACCTGTTCATTTATATGGTCGTTTTTGCAATATGTTAAAAATTAAAGAGATAGCTTTAGAATATGACATTAAAGTAATTGAGGATGCCTGTCAGGGAATTGGCTTAGAAGAGGTAGGAATGCATTCTGATTTAGCTGCATTGAGTTTTAATCCGTATAAAAATTTAGGTGTTTGCGGTAAAGCGGGAGCTATAATAACTAATAATGCCGAATTAGATTATAAATGTAGATTAATTAGTTATCACGGATTTGACTTAAAAGAAAAAAACAAGAAAATCATCGATTTTGGTTTTAATTCAAAAATTGATAACACACAAGCACTAATAGGAATTGTTAGAATGGAATATTTAACCTTTAATCAGTACAGAAGACTAAAAATTGCAGAAAAATATAATCAAAAATTAAGCGATATGGAAAATATTATTCTTCCTACATTTGATGATAAATCTGTGTGGCATCTATACCCTATCAGAATCAAAAATAACAAGAGAGACTTTGTAAAATCAGAACTTGAAAAAGTTGGCATTCAATCCGAGATATATTATCCATACTTAAGCCACGAACAAATAACTTACAAGAAAATAATTTCGCTTCCAAACACCGAAAAAATACACAAAGAATTATTATGTTTACCTTTATATCCTGATTTGACGAATGAAGAACAAGAATATGTTATTAGCAATTTAAGAACGATACTGGAGGGATTAAGGTGA
- a CDS encoding HAD family hydrolase: MSEDIWIIFDKDGTLIHFDESWVKIGIQLVEAVCDHFQIEASAEVKKRLGIEGEAFQPGSIMASGTLEDMVAVFNESTDEDTLHYTAQKSQALIDTREPEVNVIEGIESMLHTLKSEGYRLGILTSDNRKGMQHFFDKTHFEPLFDIVISTNGDNFEKPDPRILQPLWERGVQGKSLIFVGDTDNDMLTGKNVNAKQTIGVKTGLGSQATFQEANVIINDVTELPTILK, encoded by the coding sequence ATGTCAGAAGACATTTGGATTATATTTGATAAAGACGGAACATTAATTCATTTTGATGAAAGTTGGGTGAAAATAGGGATTCAATTAGTCGAAGCGGTCTGTGATCATTTTCAAATTGAAGCGAGCGCAGAGGTTAAAAAACGGCTAGGCATCGAGGGTGAGGCCTTTCAACCGGGAAGTATCATGGCTTCAGGGACGTTAGAGGATATGGTCGCAGTTTTTAATGAATCTACTGATGAGGATACTTTGCATTATACAGCGCAAAAGAGCCAAGCATTGATTGATACACGAGAACCTGAAGTCAATGTTATTGAAGGGATTGAATCGATGCTTCACACCTTAAAATCAGAAGGCTATCGTTTAGGTATTTTAACGAGTGATAATCGTAAGGGGATGCAACATTTTTTTGATAAAACACATTTTGAGCCGTTGTTTGATATCGTGATTTCAACCAACGGGGATAATTTTGAAAAGCCGGATCCCCGTATTTTACAGCCGTTATGGGAGAGAGGCGTTCAAGGAAAGTCTCTCATTTTTGTTGGCGACACAGATAATGATATGTTGACGGGGAAAAATGTCAATGCCAAACAAACGATAGGGGTCAAAACAGGATTAGGGTCTCAAGCAACTTTTCAAGAGGCAAACGTGATTATCAATGATGTCACAGAACTTCCAACTATATTAAAATAA
- a CDS encoding deoxynucleoside kinase produces MNNYGIPSNAVITIAGTVGVGKSSLTQALADKLNFKTSFENVDHNPYLDKFYDDFTRWSFHLQIYFLAERFKEQKRMFEYGGGFIQDRSIYEDVDIFAKMHEEQGTMTPEDFETYSNLFNAMVMTPYFPKPDVLIYLESDYKSVLNRIHSRGREMEMNTDPEYWKKLFARYDAWINQFNACPVVRVNINEYDLYEDPDSIDAVLEKVGHIIQTHRQVDQRK; encoded by the coding sequence TTGAATAACTATGGTATCCCCTCAAATGCGGTCATCACGATTGCAGGCACTGTCGGTGTCGGTAAATCGTCGTTGACACAAGCACTTGCGGACAAATTAAACTTTAAAACATCTTTTGAAAATGTAGATCACAATCCCTATTTAGATAAATTTTACGACGATTTCACACGTTGGAGTTTCCACCTTCAAATCTACTTCTTAGCAGAGCGTTTTAAAGAACAAAAACGCATGTTTGAATATGGCGGTGGCTTCATACAGGACCGTTCAATTTACGAAGATGTCGATATCTTTGCCAAGATGCATGAAGAACAAGGCACTATGACACCGGAAGATTTTGAAACGTATTCTAATCTTTTCAACGCAATGGTTATGACACCGTATTTCCCTAAACCTGACGTTTTAATTTATTTAGAATCGGACTATAAAAGTGTGTTAAATCGCATTCATTCACGTGGGCGCGAAATGGAAATGAATACGGATCCTGAATATTGGAAAAAATTGTTTGCGCGCTATGATGCATGGATTAATCAGTTTAACGCGTGTCCCGTCGTACGCGTCAACATCAATGAGTATGATTTATACGAAGACCCAGATTCTATCGATGCCGTTCTTGAAAAAGTCGGTCACATTATTCAAACGCATCGCCAAGTCGATCAACGAAAATAA
- a CDS encoding deoxynucleoside kinase, with product MDKPFIAIEGPIGVGKSSLAHKLSQSYHFYEAKEIVGENPFLSDFYEDISKWSFQTEMFFLCHRYKDYQDLEVMDQGIVSDYHIYKNKIFARNTLSTLEFDKFSRIFDILTEDLKMPDYIVFLDADLFRLKERIKTRNRDFEVHIEDDYLLKLKADYLAYYKSLKANGHHVLRIDTTNLDFVNHPKDYDTILKQINELIGGQTFE from the coding sequence ATGGACAAACCCTTTATAGCTATAGAAGGCCCAATTGGTGTGGGCAAATCTTCGTTAGCGCATAAGTTGAGTCAATCTTATCATTTTTACGAAGCAAAAGAAATTGTAGGCGAGAACCCCTTTTTGTCCGATTTCTATGAAGATATCTCAAAATGGAGTTTTCAAACCGAAATGTTCTTCTTATGTCATCGCTACAAAGATTATCAAGACCTTGAAGTAATGGATCAAGGTATCGTAAGCGACTATCATATTTATAAAAATAAAATTTTCGCACGAAATACGTTGTCAACTTTAGAATTCGATAAATTTTCAAGAATTTTTGATATTTTAACGGAAGATTTAAAGATGCCCGATTATATTGTCTTTTTAGATGCTGACCTTTTTCGTTTGAAAGAGCGCATCAAAACAAGAAATCGAGATTTTGAAGTTCACATTGAAGATGACTATTTGCTCAAATTAAAGGCCGATTATCTTGCATATTATAAATCACTAAAAGCAAACGGACATCACGTCTTACGCATCGATACAACAAATTTAGATTTCGTCAATCATCCAAAAGATTATGACACAATTTTAAAACAAATTAACGAATTAATTGGAGGACAAACTTTTGAATAA
- a CDS encoding LacI family DNA-binding transcriptional regulator: MDIFDVAKACNVSKSTVSRILNNHPYVNEEKRKRVLQYIEENNYVPNNIATYFRNRTTKSIGISIPYIDHPFFSKVSYELTKNFYEDGYKSFIHQTFCSPNKEEEVLISLKKNEIDAVILCSVENQVDIIEEYSKYGLIISSNDTNQTKSISNFHFDEFNIGKDATEYLIKKGINNIAICIDNPFNGAQKLRLEGYKEALLENKINFKEEYIFSSAFTIDDGIKIGMKIRESHKEIQGIYTGNDYVSAGIFRVLGNEVFLIGTDNHDICKILTPQLSSVSLPIERMAKDISSHVIKQLSLNEKEVIDKLYSYRIISDSVAITSKYS; this comes from the coding sequence ATGGATATTTTTGATGTCGCTAAAGCGTGCAATGTTTCAAAATCTACTGTGTCTAGGATATTAAATAATCATCCATATGTTAATGAGGAGAAAAGAAAAAGAGTCCTACAATACATTGAAGAAAATAATTATGTTCCTAATAACATTGCTACATATTTTAGAAATAGAACTACTAAGTCAATCGGTATTTCAATACCTTATATTGATCACCCCTTTTTTTCTAAAGTTTCATATGAATTAACCAAAAATTTTTATGAAGATGGTTATAAATCATTTATTCATCAGACATTTTGTTCACCAAATAAAGAAGAAGAAGTATTGATATCATTAAAGAAAAATGAAATTGACGCAGTCATTTTGTGTTCAGTAGAAAATCAAGTTGATATTATTGAAGAATACTCTAAATATGGGTTGATTATATCTAGTAATGATACTAATCAAACTAAGAGTATATCTAATTTTCATTTTGATGAGTTTAATATAGGAAAAGATGCTACTGAATACTTAATAAAAAAGGGGATAAATAATATTGCAATATGCATTGACAATCCTTTTAATGGCGCTCAAAAATTGCGGTTAGAAGGATATAAAGAAGCTCTTTTAGAAAATAAAATAAATTTTAAAGAAGAATACATTTTTTCATCAGCGTTTACTATTGATGATGGTATAAAGATTGGTATGAAAATCCGAGAAAGTCATAAAGAAATACAAGGAATATATACTGGCAATGATTACGTTTCAGCAGGGATTTTTAGGGTTCTAGGAAATGAAGTGTTTTTAATTGGAACTGACAATCATGATATATGCAAAATTTTAACTCCTCAACTTTCCAGTGTTTCCCTCCCTATTGAAAGAATGGCAAAAGATATAAGTAGTCACGTAATCAAACAACTGTCATTAAATGAAAAAGAGGTAATAGATAAATTATATTCTTATAGGATTATTAGTGATTCTGTTGCAATCACCTCAAAATATAGTTAA
- a CDS encoding Cof-type HAD-IIB family hydrolase, giving the protein MVKLIATDMDGTLLNAAHEVSEENVKAIQYAQEQGITVVIATGRAFYEANDPIQPTGLKVPYICLNGAEVRDECFDIVHTSNLNHELYQRIRDVLAEENIFYQVYTNLGIYTEDPERDLAIYLDIAKQAGQTPNVEKIREHIQHRIDVGSLKVVDNYDQVEDIPGELIMKVLAHDVDLEKVTRAKARLEKSGNLAVSSSARGNIEITHIDAQKGLAVRTIADQLGIDMKDVMAVGDNLNDKSMLEVVGYPIAMENALPELKDIASYVTDTNEQSGVAKAIYHVIEKSKN; this is encoded by the coding sequence ATGGTAAAATTAATAGCAACTGACATGGATGGGACATTATTAAACGCTGCTCACGAAGTTTCAGAGGAAAATGTAAAAGCGATTCAATATGCACAAGAACAAGGCATTACTGTTGTTATTGCGACAGGACGCGCTTTTTATGAAGCGAATGACCCCATCCAACCCACAGGCTTAAAAGTGCCTTATATTTGTTTGAATGGGGCAGAAGTACGTGATGAATGTTTCGATATTGTGCATACCTCCAATTTAAATCATGAGCTCTATCAACGCATTCGTGATGTGTTAGCTGAAGAAAATATTTTTTATCAAGTCTATACAAATTTAGGGATTTATACAGAAGATCCTGAACGAGATTTAGCGATTTATTTAGATATTGCGAAACAGGCAGGTCAAACCCCGAATGTTGAAAAAATTCGTGAACATATTCAACACCGTATTGATGTGGGGTCTTTGAAAGTGGTCGATAATTATGACCAAGTAGAAGATATTCCTGGAGAGTTAATTATGAAAGTACTCGCACATGATGTCGATCTTGAAAAAGTAACTCGTGCGAAAGCCCGTTTAGAAAAAAGTGGAAACTTGGCGGTCTCCTCATCTGCACGTGGTAATATTGAAATCACACATATCGATGCACAAAAAGGCCTGGCCGTTAGAACAATAGCGGACCAATTAGGTATTGATATGAAGGATGTCATGGCTGTCGGAGACAATTTAAACGATAAATCAATGTTAGAAGTGGTGGGCTATCCTATCGCCATGGAAAACGCATTACCTGAATTAAAAGACATTGCATCGTATGTCACAGATACGAATGAACAAAGTGGCGTTGCGAAAGCTATTTATCATGTCATTGAAAAATCAAAAAACTAG
- the tadA gene encoding tRNA adenosine(34) deaminase TadA: MRSHEFYMSIAIEAAREAEKLGEVPIGAVIVKDDEIIATAYNLRETAQLPMAHAEHIAIERAAQKLGTWRLEGCTLYVTLEPCVMCSGTIVMSRIDTVVYGAKDPKGGCSGSLMNLIQDPRMNHRVTLVTGVLAYSCGQLLKNFFKRLREEKKRTNKSEYNSTQF; this comes from the coding sequence ATGAGAAGTCATGAATTTTATATGTCGATTGCGATTGAGGCGGCACGTGAAGCCGAAAAATTAGGTGAAGTTCCGATTGGAGCAGTGATAGTGAAAGACGATGAAATCATTGCCACGGCTTATAATTTACGTGAAACTGCACAATTACCGATGGCGCATGCAGAACATATCGCGATTGAACGTGCGGCTCAAAAGTTGGGGACTTGGCGATTAGAAGGTTGCACGTTGTATGTGACACTTGAGCCATGTGTCATGTGTTCTGGCACCATTGTTATGAGTCGTATTGACACTGTCGTTTATGGCGCAAAAGATCCTAAGGGGGGATGTAGTGGGAGTTTGATGAATCTCATACAAGATCCTCGAATGAATCATCGTGTCACACTCGTCACAGGTGTGCTGGCTTATTCTTGTGGGCAATTGTTGAAAAACTTTTTTAAGCGCTTGAGGGAAGAAAAGAAGCGGACAAACAAATCGGAGTACAATTCAACGCAATTTTGA
- a CDS encoding NADPH-dependent FMN reductase, with protein MKGLILVGSATPNSHTRALAQYLKGQIEEQYHEVEIFDLAERPLHMLDFSGQNPVPEAYQNNAEQLKTLAREADFIILGTPNYHGSFSGSLKNALDYLTMDDFKMKPVGLVNNSGGIVSAEPLSHLRIIVRSLLGIAVPTQIATHSSDYDKLEDGTLYLSNDELQLRAKLFIDQILSFANNSPYEHLK; from the coding sequence ATGAAAGGTTTAATTCTCGTTGGGAGCGCAACTCCCAATTCACATACACGTGCGCTAGCGCAATATTTAAAAGGACAAATTGAGGAACAATATCATGAAGTTGAAATTTTTGATTTAGCTGAACGTCCATTGCATATGTTGGATTTCTCAGGTCAAAATCCTGTACCAGAGGCTTATCAAAATAATGCGGAACAATTGAAAACACTTGCGAGAGAAGCAGACTTCATTATTTTAGGAACGCCGAACTATCATGGGTCATTCTCAGGCAGTCTCAAAAACGCATTAGACTATCTCACAATGGATGACTTTAAAATGAAACCTGTGGGTCTTGTGAACAACAGTGGCGGCATTGTGAGTGCCGAACCGCTTTCTCATCTCAGAATTATTGTCCGTTCTTTATTAGGCATTGCCGTTCCAACACAAATTGCGACGCACAGTTCAGATTATGACAAGTTAGAAGATGGCACTTTATATTTAAGTAACGATGAGTTACAACTTCGTGCTAAACTGTTTATCGACCAAATTTTATCATTTGCGAATAACAGTCCTTATGAACACTTAAAATAG
- a CDS encoding HAD-IIB family hydrolase — protein MTRNLILFDFDETYYKHNTNQTDIYYLKEMEELLQKISANNNAITAILTGSTIENVLEKMLKAGMSYKPKHIFSDLSSKMYTWNNYEYIESDEYKKEVLTETFLLEDILDILNYISFKHKVEFIQQRDFREKETLYNFYFYSSGDTNLDKAILKDLIQYSETRNYTARFNRCNPLAGDPENAYDIDFTPKNAGKLYATKFLMRKYSIPRKSIVGFGDSGNDEEFLQYLDHAFIMSNSKDEEMKSKFKNTKYPYYKGIFTHVREFIGDKND, from the coding sequence GTGACAAGAAATTTAATATTATTTGACTTTGATGAAACGTATTACAAACATAATACTAATCAAACTGATATATATTATTTAAAAGAAATGGAAGAATTATTACAGAAAATTTCTGCTAATAATAATGCTATTACGGCGATTTTAACAGGAAGTACTATAGAGAATGTACTTGAAAAAATGCTAAAAGCTGGTATGTCATATAAACCAAAACATATTTTTTCCGACTTAAGTTCTAAAATGTACACATGGAATAACTACGAATATATAGAATCGGATGAATATAAAAAAGAAGTATTAACTGAAACATTTCTATTAGAAGATATATTAGATATATTAAATTATATTTCTTTTAAACATAAAGTGGAGTTTATACAACAAAGAGATTTTCGCGAAAAAGAAACACTGTACAATTTTTATTTTTATTCTTCAGGAGATACTAATTTAGATAAAGCAATCTTAAAAGATCTTATCCAGTATTCTGAAACAAGAAATTATACTGCGAGGTTTAATCGTTGTAATCCTTTAGCGGGAGACCCAGAAAACGCTTACGATATTGATTTTACTCCTAAAAATGCTGGAAAGTTATATGCAACAAAATTTTTGATGCGTAAGTATAGTATTCCTCGAAAATCAATTGTTGGTTTTGGGGATAGTGGGAACGATGAAGAGTTCTTACAATACTTAGACCATGCATTTATTATGTCTAACAGTAAAGATGAGGAAATGAAAAGCAAATTTAAAAACACAAAATATCCTTACTACAAAGGTATATTTACACATGTCAGAGAATTCATAGGTGATAAAAATGATTAA
- a CDS encoding Gfo/Idh/MocA family protein: MINYGIIGTGGIAKIHAEIIKDLPNAYLFGAHDIVEDNLENFCLKFNTTPFEDIHSMLEKVDIAVICSPNFCHVDHIVKSLNHNCDVLCEKPLTSNLTETNIIRHYNNIQNIKSINLNYRNLTVVKKIMDLIKDDKIGEIISIHMAFLKNSAYRRKTFTWRDDGSSKLSSGALGDLGVHLLDLATYITDSNVKVETIKTKMMTKVKQKSDNRVQVDDHSETFFMTSNGQYIHIETSKACDEDLCGFYISISGRNGEIKFSSKNGGVVTVNNDGIQEIVQLDERTYIDPENEFYGWKDSFYHTHIKFLEAIKNRKETSISTFEDGLRAQEVLEHCINSHQQKQYIEFK; this comes from the coding sequence ATGATTAATTATGGAATTATTGGTACAGGCGGTATTGCTAAAATACACGCTGAAATTATAAAAGACCTCCCTAATGCATACCTTTTTGGTGCCCATGATATAGTTGAAGATAATTTAGAAAATTTTTGCTTAAAATTTAATACGACTCCATTTGAAGATATTCATTCTATGTTAGAAAAAGTGGACATTGCTGTCATATGCTCGCCAAACTTTTGTCATGTAGATCATATTGTTAAATCTTTAAATCATAATTGTGATGTATTATGTGAAAAGCCGTTAACCAGTAATCTTACTGAAACAAATATAATAAGACACTATAATAATATTCAAAACATAAAAAGTATAAACCTAAATTATAGAAACTTGACTGTTGTTAAAAAGATTATGGATCTAATAAAGGATGATAAAATAGGTGAAATTATATCTATTCATATGGCATTTCTAAAAAATAGTGCTTATAGAAGAAAAACTTTTACTTGGAGAGACGATGGAAGTTCAAAATTAAGTAGTGGTGCCTTAGGAGATTTGGGGGTTCATCTTCTCGATTTAGCGACTTATATTACTGACAGTAATGTAAAGGTAGAAACAATTAAAACTAAAATGATGACTAAAGTAAAGCAAAAAAGTGATAATAGAGTACAAGTTGATGATCATTCAGAAACATTTTTTATGACTAGTAACGGTCAATATATTCATATAGAGACTTCTAAAGCTTGTGATGAAGATTTATGTGGTTTCTACATTTCTATTTCAGGTCGTAATGGTGAAATCAAATTTTCCTCAAAAAATGGTGGAGTAGTTACTGTGAATAACGATGGTATTCAAGAGATAGTCCAATTAGATGAGAGAACATACATTGATCCAGAAAATGAATTCTACGGGTGGAAAGATAGCTTTTATCATACACATATAAAATTTTTAGAGGCTATCAAAAATAGAAAAGAAACATCAATCTCAACTTTTGAGGATGGTTTGAGAGCCCAAGAAGTTTTAGAGCACTGTATTAATAGCCACCAACAAAAACAGTATATCGAATTCAAATGA
- a CDS encoding MFS transporter produces the protein MYFLIGMIHTFVGSFNQFLKIELNMNQSDVSNLISIQFITFMAGVFHSIFLVNKDIKKFFKITHLSILLIASVFLISEYYLIVYLVVAILGFCAGFIESSIASYIFNTKFESAKTFGYIESFFAIGSFLLPMIVKIFEYHSDTKYAIIFILIMNIISFFILYSIEFELSSSDRYKIPRPSFNKKSMLVIIILTWCFFYISIETNFSNLLPYINLVSDKFSYITVSIFWIGIIIGRFLYTLILPIIRFRLETLLLAYTVISLFLYIMLIYLNTQDEIRLIILFLLTLFLAPMFPLGASIINQHSNNKSLFTSIFIAVAGCGGAIGAVIIKTALSIHIPVYLSILLILITCLFLNTIILKTSK, from the coding sequence ATGTATTTTCTCATTGGTATGATACACACTTTTGTCGGTTCATTTAACCAATTCTTAAAAATAGAGCTAAATATGAATCAATCAGATGTATCAAATTTAATCAGTATTCAATTCATAACATTTATGGCTGGAGTGTTTCACTCAATTTTCTTAGTTAATAAAGATATTAAGAAATTTTTTAAAATAACACACCTATCCATTCTATTAATCGCTTCTGTTTTCCTTATTTCTGAGTATTACTTAATTGTATATCTGGTTGTAGCTATATTAGGTTTTTGCGCTGGATTTATCGAATCTTCTATTGCATCATATATTTTTAATACTAAATTTGAATCTGCCAAAACTTTTGGTTATATAGAATCATTTTTTGCAATAGGCTCATTTCTGCTCCCTATGATTGTGAAGATATTTGAATATCATTCAGATACAAAATACGCTATTATCTTTATACTCATAATGAATATCATTTCATTTTTTATTCTCTATTCAATAGAGTTTGAATTAAGTAGTAGCGATAGATATAAGATACCAAGGCCTTCTTTTAATAAAAAGTCAATGCTAGTTATAATTATTCTTACATGGTGTTTCTTTTATATTAGTATAGAAACGAATTTTTCAAATTTACTGCCATATATCAACTTAGTTTCTGATAAATTTAGCTATATTACTGTAAGTATATTTTGGATTGGAATAATTATAGGACGGTTTTTATATACGTTAATATTGCCAATAATTAGATTCAGGCTTGAAACATTGCTATTGGCTTATACAGTAATCTCCCTTTTTCTATATATTATGTTGATATATTTGAATACCCAAGATGAAATCAGGTTAATAATTCTATTTTTACTCACTCTATTTTTAGCACCCATGTTCCCTTTAGGTGCTAGTATCATTAATCAACATAGTAACAATAAGAGTTTATTTACTAGTATTTTTATCGCTGTAGCAGGATGTGGTGGTGCAATTGGAGCAGTGATTATAAAAACAGCTTTATCCATTCATATCCCTGTATATCTATCTATTTTATTAATATTAATTACTTGCTTATTTTTAAATACTATAATTTTAAAAACAAGCAAGTGA